From Actinomyces slackii, a single genomic window includes:
- a CDS encoding ABC transporter ATP-binding protein — protein sequence MATVTFENATRVYPGNDRPSVDALNLEIADGEFLVLVGPSGCGKSTSLRMLAGLEDVNSGRILIGDRDVTDVQPKDRDIAMVFQNYALYPHMSVHDNMGFALKIAGTPKEEIDKRVKEAAKILGLTEYLDRKPKALSGGQRQRVAMGRAIVRKPKVFLMDEPLSNLDAKLRVQTRTQIASLQRSLGVTTVYVTHDQTEALTMGDRIAVLKDGILQQVGTPREMYDKPANEFVAGFIGSPAMNLGQFTVEGDVATVGAAKIQLSKATLDAIKPEDGGKVTIGFRPESLDVVSAEDEHSIPVRLSFVEELGSDAYIYGELVGAEDSDAKLGSGEDSSQIIVRVPPRTAPEPGETVYVRIRPGQEHIFSASTGERLPV from the coding sequence ATGGCTACCGTGACCTTTGAGAACGCTACGCGCGTCTACCCGGGCAATGACCGCCCCAGTGTGGACGCCCTCAACCTCGAGATCGCCGACGGCGAGTTCCTCGTGCTCGTGGGCCCCTCCGGCTGCGGGAAGTCGACCTCCCTGCGCATGCTCGCGGGCCTGGAGGACGTCAACTCCGGTCGCATCCTCATCGGGGACCGTGACGTCACCGACGTCCAGCCCAAGGACCGCGACATCGCCATGGTCTTCCAGAACTACGCCCTCTACCCGCACATGTCGGTGCACGACAACATGGGCTTCGCCCTGAAGATCGCCGGCACCCCCAAGGAGGAGATCGACAAGCGGGTCAAGGAGGCCGCCAAGATCCTGGGCCTGACCGAGTACCTGGACCGCAAGCCCAAGGCCCTCTCCGGTGGTCAGCGCCAGCGCGTGGCCATGGGCCGCGCCATCGTGCGCAAGCCCAAGGTCTTCCTCATGGACGAGCCCCTGTCCAACCTGGACGCCAAGCTCCGCGTCCAGACCCGCACCCAGATCGCCTCCCTGCAGCGCTCCCTGGGCGTGACCACGGTCTACGTCACCCACGACCAGACCGAGGCCCTGACCATGGGCGACCGCATCGCGGTGCTCAAGGACGGCATCCTCCAGCAGGTGGGCACCCCCCGCGAGATGTACGACAAGCCCGCCAACGAGTTCGTCGCCGGCTTCATCGGCTCCCCGGCCATGAACCTGGGCCAGTTCACGGTCGAGGGCGACGTGGCCACGGTGGGCGCGGCCAAGATCCAGCTGTCCAAGGCGACCCTGGACGCCATCAAGCCCGAGGACGGCGGCAAGGTGACCATCGGCTTCCGCCCCGAGTCCCTCGACGTCGTCTCCGCCGAGGACGAGCACTCCATCCCGGTGCGCCTGTCCTTCGTCGAGGAGCTGGGCTCGGACGCCTACATCTACGGCGAGCTCGTGGGCGCCGAGGACTCCGACGCCAAGCTCGGCTCGGGCGAGGACTCCAGCCAGATCATCGTGCGCGTTCCCCCGCGGACCGCGCCCGAGCCCGGCGAGACCGTCTACGTGCGCATCCGCCCCGGTCAGGAGCACATCTTCTCCGCATCCACCGGCGAGCGCCTGCCCGTCTGA